The Lynx canadensis isolate LIC74 chromosome D1, mLynCan4.pri.v2, whole genome shotgun sequence genome has a segment encoding these proteins:
- the LOC115525757 gene encoding olfactory receptor 52Z1-like — MTISSNHTNLRDIWYTMTGIPGLEYAHIWISIPICFMYIVSVLGNTFLLFLIFTERSLHEPMYLFLSMLALADIFLSTVTTPKMLAIFWFQDGGISFGCCVSQMFFLHFIFVAESAILLAMAFDRYVAICHPLRYTTILTPSVIGKMGIASVIRSFFICFPLVFLVYRLAYCGRNIIHHSYCEHMGIAKLACDSIKINIYYGVIVALFSTCLDVVFIIVSYALILCTVFRILSQDARLKTLGTCGSHVCVILLFYTPAFFSFFAHRFGGHHIPLHVHILLANLYVVVPPTLNPIIYGVKTKKVQEKFVHVFSVSNKFC, encoded by the coding sequence ATGACAATCTCTTCAAACCACACCAACCTTAGAGATATTTGGTATACCATGACTGGGATCCCAGGACTGGAATATGCACACATATGGATCTCCATTCCCATCTGTTTCATGTACATAGTTTCTGTTTTAGGCAACACCTTCTTATTATTCCTGATCTTCACTGAACGCAGTCTTCATGAACCCATGTACCTTTTCTTGTCCATGTTAGCCCTGGCAGATATCTTTCTCTCCACAGTCACCACACCAAAGATGCTAGCAATCTTCTGGTTCCAAGATGGGGGTATTTCTTTTGGTTGCTGTGTGTCCCAAATGTTTTTTCTCCACTTCATCTTTGTGGCAGAGTCTGCCATATTGCTGGCCATGGCATTTGACCGCTATGTAGCCATCTGCCATCCACTAAGATATACTACAATTCTAACCCCCTCAGTCATTGGAAAAATGGGCATTGCATCTGTAATCAGGAGTTTCTTCATCTGCTTCCCCTTGGTTTTTCTGGTTTATCGGCTTGCTTACTGTGggaggaatattattcatcacTCATATTGTGAACATATGGGCATTGCCAAGCTAGCCTGTGATAGCATCAAAATCAACATCTACTATGGGGTGATTGTGGCCCTATTTTCTACATGCCTGGATGTAGTGTTTATCATCGTCTCCTATGCCCTTATACTCTGTACTGTTTTTAGAATTCTTTCCCAAGATGCCCGACTCAAGACTCTGGGTACTTGTGGCTCCCATGTCTGTGTTATCCTGCTGTTCTATACTCCagcctttttttcattctttgctcACCGATTTGGGGGCCACCATATACCACTCCATGTACATATCCTCCTTGCCAATCTTTATGTGGTGGTACCACCCACTCTCAATCCCATCATTTATGGAGTTAAGACCAAGAAAGTTCAGGAGAAGTTTGTCCATGTCTTTTCTGTGAGCAATAAATTCTGCTGA